In Fusobacterium perfoetens, the sequence ACTGCTGCATCAAGCATTCCATATCCAACAAATCCAGCATGAGAAGGTTCATGTCCACTTCCTCCACCACTTATTAATGCTACTTTTCCCTCTTTTTTATTTTTTCTTTTTACTACTGGTAAATCTCCAACTTGCTCTAAGTAATCAGGAAATGCTTTTAACATTCCACCTATCATTTCTGTAACAATATTTTCCGGCTTATTAATCATTTTTTTCATAGAATTTACCTCCTAGTTTATTGTAAAAAAAACTTAAAAAAACTTCCTTATTTATCCTTAAGAAAATCTTTTTAAGCCTCCCCAATCACTAAGCTATATTCTTTTTATTTTTATCTCTTATTTAGATTTTACTCTATTTTTTTCTATTGTCAATAATTTTAAAAAAGCTGGGATTTTCTCCCAGCTCTCTATTTTTTATTATTATTTTCCAAAGTATCTGTTTAATAATCCAGTGAATGCTTTTCCATGTCTTGCTTCGTCTTTTGCCATTTCATGAACTGTATCGTGGATAGCGTCAAATCCTAACATTTTTGCTCTTTTAGCGATGTCGAATTTTCCTGCTGTTGCTCCATATTCAGCTTCTACTCTCATAGATAAGTTTTTCTCTGTAGAGTCAGTTACACATTCTCCTAATAATTCAGCAAATTTTGCTGCGTGTTCTGCTTCTTCAAAAGCTATTCTTTTGTAAGCTTCTGCTACTTCTGGATATCCTTCTCTGTCAGCTACTCTTGACATTGCTAAGTACATTCCAACTTCTGTACATTCTCCTTCAAAGTTAGCTCTTA encodes:
- a CDS encoding ferritin-like domain-containing protein, which produces RANFEGECTEVGMYLAMSRVADREGYPEVAEAYKRIAFEEAEHAAKFAELLGECVTDSTEKNLSMRVEAEYGATAGKFDIAKRAKMLGFDAIHDTVHEMAKDEARHGKAFTGLLNRYFGK